GTCGATCGAGGAGGACGAGGTCGTCGCGTCGGCTCAGGTGTTGGCGCGGACGCTTCTCGCCCTCGCATCGCGGACGACGTCGTGACCGCCTCGAACCAGGGGACGACGCTGCGCACGCTGTCCCGGGGCTTGGAGGTCCTCGAGGCCATCGCGGCTGCCGATGGCACGGCGTCGGCGAAAAGTCTTGCACGACAGCTGGATCTCAACCGCAGCACCTGCTATCACATCCTCCGCACACTGCAGGAGGACGGCTTCGTCACGAGGCTGCCCAAGGGCACCTACATCGTGGGCAGTCGTGCCGCACGACTGAGCAAGACGGTGGCCGATCACACCCGTCCCGATCCGACGCTCTCGGCGCTGTTGTCCCGACTGCATCGGCTGACCCGCGAGACGGTGTACATCTCCGGCTGGTACCACGGCACGGTCACGCTGCAGGAATGGATCGGCGGGCTGCACATGCTGAACGTCGGAAACCTCGACGTGGGGTACACCGGCAACATGCACGCTCGCGCATCGTGCAAGGCGATCCTCGCGCACCTGCCGGCGCGGGACGTCGACGCGATGCTCCCCGACACCAGCTTCACGCAGCTGACACCGAACACGATCCCGAACCACGACACGCTGGCCACGGAGCTCAAACTGGTGGCCCAGCGTGGCTACGCGATCGATGCCGAGGAGTACGAGGTCGGAGTGTCCTGCGTGGCAGCCCCCTTCTTCGACGTCGACGGCAAGCCGTCGGGCGCCTACGCGGTGTCGGCGCCGACCGCCCGATTCAACCGTGATCTCGGTTCGCTGAGCACGCACGTCCGCGACGTCGCGCACCGGGCCACGGCCTACCTTCGCACCACCTCGCCCACACCGCTGCGCGCGGTGGGCGACGGCCGCTGACCCGCGCGGTCGCGCTGCCGACACCCGTCTACTACCGAATCACCATCAGACTGTGGAGGACACATGTCTCGAGTTCTGCTCCGATATTTCCGCGAGATGCACCGAATCCGCACGACCGAGAACGAGATACTCCGGCTGCGCAAGGCAGGTGACATCGTCGGATCGGTCCACCTCTGCAACGGGCAGGAGGCCATCTACGTCGGTGGTGCTGCAGGACTTGATCTTTCGCGGGACGCGGTGTTCCCCACCTACCGTGGCCACGGCTGGGCGCTCGCCCTCGGCGCCTCGGTGCACCAAGTGCTCGCCGAACTCCTGGGACGGAGCACCGGCGCGAACGGTGGCCGCGGCGGGTCGGCCTACTTCTCCACGCCGGCGCACGCGATGTACGGCGAGAACTCGATCGTCGGCGCCGGTGCGCCGATCGCCGCGGGTGCCGCTCTTGCTGCCACCTTCGACGGCTCGGGTCGGGTGGCGGTGGCCGCCTTCGGTGACGGCGCCCTGAACCAGGGTGCTGTCCACGAGGCGATGAACTTCGCGTCCATTCGCAACCTTCCGGTGATCTTCGTCGTCGAGAACAACCACTACTCCGAGATGACGCCGATCGTCGACATGGTCAAGAACGAGGTCCTGTTCAAGCGCGCCGGCATCTACGGCTTCACCGGCGCGCGGATCGACGGGAACGACCCCGCCAAGGTTGCCGAAGCGGTCTCCCGCGCAGCGGAACACGCGCGCGACGGCAAGGGCCCGGTGCTGCTCGAGGCGATGACGCATCGCCTCGTCGGTCACTACATCGGCGACGCCCAGCAGTACCGGCCCGACGGTGAGATCGAGGAGATCACCCACGAGGAACCACTGATCCGCGCCGCGCAGTCGCTCCTGGCGTCCGGCGTGACGCAGGCCGATCTCGATGCCGTGGCGGCCGACGTCGTCCGTGAGGTCGCCGACGCGTCGGACCGGGCGCTGCGCGATCCGATGGCCGACCCCCACACCGCACTGGAGCACCTCTATGCCTGACATCAAGAACCTGACCTACGCCGGCGCCGTCAACGAGGCCCTGCGCCGCGCACTCACCGAAGACCCGACCACTCTGGTGTTCGGCGAGGACGTCGCCGCCCCCGGTGGAGTCTTCGGCGTCACGAAGGGGCTTCGGAAGGCCTTCGGCGACAGGGTGTTCGATACTCCGATCTCGGAGTCGGCGATTCTGGGTGGGGCGATCGGTTCGGCGATGTTCGGTCGACGGCCGATCGTCGAGATCATGTGGGCGGACTTCTCGCTGGTCGCGTTGGACCAGCTGGTGAACCAGGCCGCCAACATCCGGTACGTCTCCGAGGGCGCGCTGTCCGCGCCGATCACGGTGCGGACGCAGCAGGGGAGTGCTCCGGGCGCGTGTGCACAGCACTCGCAAAGCCTCGAGGCGCTCTTCGCGCACGTGCCCGGGCTCCAGGTGTGTATGCCCGCCACCGCGCAGGATGCTCACGACCTCCTGCTGACCGCGATCGCGTCGGACGATCCCACCATCGTCATCGAGAACCGCACGCTGTACCACGGCGCCAAGACGCCCGTCGCCCTCGGCGGTCCGGTGCTACCGCTGGGCGGCGCCGTGACCCGGCGGCCGGGAACCACGATGACCGTGGTCACCTGGGGTGCGATGCAGTTCCGGGTGCTCGAGGCGGCGGACGCCCTGGCCGCCAGGGGGATCGACCTCGAGGTCATCGACGCCAGGTGGCTGCGTCCCCTCGACACGGGAGCGATCCGGAGTTCGGTGCAGCGCACCGGACGCCTCGCGGTCGTCCACGAGGCGCACACCTTCGCCGGGCTCGGCGCGGAAGTCGTCGCCGACGTCGTGTGCTCGGGTGTCGGCCTCCGGCAGCCGCCGCTGCGGATCGGTGCCCCGCCGGCGCGAATCCCGGCCGCGCCCAGCCTCGTCGACGCCGTCGTGCCCACCGCCGAACGGATCGTCGCCGAGATCGAGGCCGCGCTGGTCGCCGACGGCTCGGAGGTGTACGCATGACACCCGAGCGCGCGGCGGCGGCCACCGCGATGCCCGCGTTCGCGCCGCTGTTCGCGGCGGGAACCGAATCGGTCCGCGTGCGCTGGTTGTCGCTGGTGTACGAGACGGACGGCGAGGTGCTCGACGCGATCCTGCCGGCGCCGCTCGGTCCGGGCGGTCGCCCGCAGGTCGCGGTGTGGACCGCGGAGTTCATCGGGGCGGAGTTCTCGGCCGCGGACGGCACCAAGGAGGTGCGTCCGGCCTACATGCAGGGCGGAATCTCGGTCCGGTGCCGCCACGACGGGGGGAGCGACGGCGCCTATGCCGTCGGGACCTACGTCGAGGGGCTCAACCACGGCATCCTCGGGCGTGAGCTGTTCGGGTTGCCGAAGAAGCAGGCGCGTCGAGTGCAGCTGGACGAGACCTCGGACGGTCTCGAGTACTCGATCCGGAACGCTGCCGGAATCGACCTGGTCGCCGGCCGGGTCGCGCTCGACAACGCCCGCGCGACAAGCGAACTCGTCCCGGAATGGTTCTCCACCCACTACACCCTCAAGCTCATCCCGAGCGCGGAGGGGAACGGATTCGACATCAGCCGTCTCGTCCGGATCCCCTTCGCATTCGAGTCCGAACGCCCCTCGCGGGTGGGGTCGGCGGCGCTGCAGCACCAGCACTGCCCCGGTGATCCCGTGCAGCTGCTCGCTGTCGCGAGCGAGGTCCGTGCAGCGTACGGACTCGCCCGGCTCGACATCGACTACGGCACGTACCTCGATCACGTCACCGACATCCCGACGTTCGGATCGCCCGTCTGGTAGTTCTCCCGTCCCCGCGTCATCCCAGACCCAGGAGTGACCCATGTCCCAACTTGCCACCCCCGCAGTCGCACAACCGGATTCGGACACTCTGTCCCCGGCCAAACGCAAGGCGATCATCGCCGCGTGCATCGGGAATTTCCTCGAGTGGTACGAGTTCGTCCTCTACGGCTACTTCGCGGCCACGTTCTCCGTCCTGTTCTTCGACAAGGGCGATCCCGCGGTCTCGTTGATGCTCACATTCCTCGTCTTCGGCATCAGCTTCGTCGTTCGTCCCCTCGGCGGGATCTTCTTCGGTTACATCGGCGACCGGTTCGGCCGGAAGGTGACGCTGTCCGCGATCATCCTGATGATCTCGTTCGCGACCGCGCTCATGGCGGTCGTGCCCTCCTACGCGAGTATCGGTGTGGCGGCGCCGCTGCTGATCCTGATCCTGCGGTGCATCCAGGGAATCTCCGCCGGCGGCGAATGGATGGGGGCTGCGGCGTACGTCGTCGAATCGGCCCCGGCACACCGCCGTGCGTACTACGGCAGCTGGCAGACGATCACCATCTCCCTGGGCATGTTCACCGCCGCGCTGAGTTCGCTGATCCTCACGGCGAGCCTCAGCGCAGACGCCCTGCAGTCCTGGGGTTGGCGGATTCCGTTCCTGCTCGCCCTGCCGCTCGGCATGATCGGTTTGTACATGCGCCTCAAGCTCGAGGAGACCGAGGAATACACCGAGATGGCCGCCGGTGGCGCTCGGGAACGGTCCCCGCTTCTGAGTGCGCTCCGGGAGAACTGGCGCTCGATCCTGCTGGTGTGCGGCCTCGTGTGCGCGCCCACCATGTGCACCTACGTGCTGCTGGTGTACGGCCCCACCTTCTTCATCACCGAACTGCACATCGACTCGTCGGTGGCCCGGGGGGCCGGCCTGGTCGCCATGCTCTTCCTGGTCGTCATGGTCGTCACCTTTGCGCGGGTGTGTGATCGTGTGGGCCGCAGGCCTTTCCTGCTCTGGGGTGCAGCCTGGGTGGTCGTCACCACCCCGATCGGCTTCCTGCTGATCCACCAGCGTTCGTTCGCGACGGTGCTCCTCGGCGTCGTGCTGATCCTGATCGGCGACGCGATGATGCTTGCGCCTCAGCCGGCCCTGTTCTCGGAACTGTTCCCCACCTCCCGGCGCTACAGCGGCCTCGCCATCGGCTACAACCTGGGCGTCGTTCTCTTCGGCGGCGCCGGCCCCCTGGTCGCGACGGCGCTCGTCAGCTACACCCACTCCACCTACGCGCCGGCAGCGTATCTCGCCGCGGGTGCGCTCGTCAGCCTGCTGGCAGCGCTCGTCACACCCGAGACCCTCGGTGTGTCGCTCCGCACCGGCAAGGCGCCCGAG
This genomic stretch from Prescottella soli harbors:
- a CDS encoding IclR family transcriptional regulator is translated as MTASNQGTTLRTLSRGLEVLEAIAAADGTASAKSLARQLDLNRSTCYHILRTLQEDGFVTRLPKGTYIVGSRAARLSKTVADHTRPDPTLSALLSRLHRLTRETVYISGWYHGTVTLQEWIGGLHMLNVGNLDVGYTGNMHARASCKAILAHLPARDVDAMLPDTSFTQLTPNTIPNHDTLATELKLVAQRGYAIDAEEYEVGVSCVAAPFFDVDGKPSGAYAVSAPTARFNRDLGSLSTHVRDVAHRATAYLRTTSPTPLRAVGDGR
- a CDS encoding thiamine pyrophosphate-dependent dehydrogenase E1 component subunit alpha, producing MSRVLLRYFREMHRIRTTENEILRLRKAGDIVGSVHLCNGQEAIYVGGAAGLDLSRDAVFPTYRGHGWALALGASVHQVLAELLGRSTGANGGRGGSAYFSTPAHAMYGENSIVGAGAPIAAGAALAATFDGSGRVAVAAFGDGALNQGAVHEAMNFASIRNLPVIFVVENNHYSEMTPIVDMVKNEVLFKRAGIYGFTGARIDGNDPAKVAEAVSRAAEHARDGKGPVLLEAMTHRLVGHYIGDAQQYRPDGEIEEITHEEPLIRAAQSLLASGVTQADLDAVAADVVREVADASDRALRDPMADPHTALEHLYA
- a CDS encoding alpha-ketoacid dehydrogenase subunit beta, which encodes MPDIKNLTYAGAVNEALRRALTEDPTTLVFGEDVAAPGGVFGVTKGLRKAFGDRVFDTPISESAILGGAIGSAMFGRRPIVEIMWADFSLVALDQLVNQAANIRYVSEGALSAPITVRTQQGSAPGACAQHSQSLEALFAHVPGLQVCMPATAQDAHDLLLTAIASDDPTIVIENRTLYHGAKTPVALGGPVLPLGGAVTRRPGTTMTVVTWGAMQFRVLEAADALAARGIDLEVIDARWLRPLDTGAIRSSVQRTGRLAVVHEAHTFAGLGAEVVADVVCSGVGLRQPPLRIGAPPARIPAAPSLVDAVVPTAERIVAEIEAALVADGSEVYA
- a CDS encoding acetoacetate decarboxylase family protein — its product is MTPERAAAATAMPAFAPLFAAGTESVRVRWLSLVYETDGEVLDAILPAPLGPGGRPQVAVWTAEFIGAEFSAADGTKEVRPAYMQGGISVRCRHDGGSDGAYAVGTYVEGLNHGILGRELFGLPKKQARRVQLDETSDGLEYSIRNAAGIDLVAGRVALDNARATSELVPEWFSTHYTLKLIPSAEGNGFDISRLVRIPFAFESERPSRVGSAALQHQHCPGDPVQLLAVASEVRAAYGLARLDIDYGTYLDHVTDIPTFGSPVW
- a CDS encoding MFS transporter, with amino-acid sequence MSQLATPAVAQPDSDTLSPAKRKAIIAACIGNFLEWYEFVLYGYFAATFSVLFFDKGDPAVSLMLTFLVFGISFVVRPLGGIFFGYIGDRFGRKVTLSAIILMISFATALMAVVPSYASIGVAAPLLILILRCIQGISAGGEWMGAAAYVVESAPAHRRAYYGSWQTITISLGMFTAALSSLILTASLSADALQSWGWRIPFLLALPLGMIGLYMRLKLEETEEYTEMAAGGARERSPLLSALRENWRSILLVCGLVCAPTMCTYVLLVYGPTFFITELHIDSSVARGAGLVAMLFLVVMVVTFARVCDRVGRRPFLLWGAAWVVVTTPIGFLLIHQRSFATVLLGVVLILIGDAMMLAPQPALFSELFPTSRRYSGLAIGYNLGVVLFGGAGPLVATALVSYTHSTYAPAAYLAAGALVSLLAALVTPETLGVSLRTGKAPEEVTS